From Archaeoglobus sulfaticallidus PM70-1:
AACCCCTCAACAGCTATGCTGAATCGAAGCTTAAAGCTGAAAGAGCATGCATTGAATACCACGAGAAATACGGCCTAGATGTTAAAATCCTGAGACTGGCTTCAGTTTACGGCTACAGCCCAGGAGTCAGGTTCAATCTCGTTGTGAACTATTTCACTCTACGAGCGGTTACAGGCTACCCGCTTACGGTTTTCGGGGATGGTAGCAACTGGAGGCCATTCGTGCATGTGAGGGATGTGGCAAAAGCTTTCCTGTTCTTCATTGAGAACGGAAAGAGCGGAGAGATATACAACATAGGCAGAGAAAACTACATGATAAGGGATGTTGCTGAAATCGTGAAGAGAGAGGTGAATCCATCCATAGATATTCTGTTCACGGGAAAGAAGCCTGAATTCAGCTATCATGTGAGTTTCGAAAAGTCCATACAGGCTGGATTTGAGGCAGAATATACCCTTGCTGAGGGTGTAAAGGGGCTTGCCGATAAACTCAAGATTTTGAAAAACTTCAGGAGGTCGTTTTAATGCGTATAGGCGTTACCGGAGCTGGAGGTTATGTAGGTGCTGGACTCTGCAGCAAGCTGATGGAAAAGCATGAGGTTGTCATGCTCGACAACTTCTACAAGGCTCAGAT
This genomic window contains:
- a CDS encoding NAD-dependent epimerase/dehydratase family protein, with translation MILITGGNGYIGIEISELLADRNEEFRVLDNFSGSSPLNMLFVNGKAEFIWGDVRKPEEMKEAFRDVDAVIHLAAKLPTAPGMVDEAGDVNDTNYRGTVNVLELARKSDASMIFASTCNVYGVGMNMDESSEPKPLNSYAESKLKAERACIEYHEKYGLDVKILRLASVYGYSPGVRFNLVVNYFTLRAVTGYPLTVFGDGSNWRPFVHVRDVAKAFLFFIENGKSGEIYNIGRENYMIRDVAEIVKREVNPSIDILFTGKKPEFSYHVSFEKSIQAGFEAEYTLAEGVKGLADKLKILKNFRRSF